The DNA window CGAAGTGCTCGAAGCTGCGCAGGTAGCCGGGGCCGGATCGCACCGCCTCCTTCGAGTCGAGGGTCGCGCGGTGGGCGCCCACCGGGGCCCCGGCCGCGGGGGTGGCGCCGCGGTTCACGGCCGCCGCGTCGGGGCCGGCCGGGTCCGCAGTCACCGGAGCCTGCGGCGGTGCGCCGACGCCGCTGCCGTGCCGTGCCGCCGCGTCGAGCCGGCCGGCCTGCGCCCAACCGTCGGGGACGGCGCCGCCGCCGGTGACGCCCGCGGCCCGCGCCGCGACGGTGCCGGACGTGCCCGTCCCGGCGGCCCCGGAAAGTCCCGCGGCGGCCCGAGAGCCGGCACCCGATCCGCGCGAATCCGGATGTGCGGAGATCGCCGCCGGGGCCCCGGCGCCCACCCCGCCGAGCACCGCACCGCCCAGGTTGGCGGCCGCCGAGGCCGCGCCGGAAACGGTGCTTGCGACCGTGCCGGCCTGCGAGGCAGCGGCCGCGACGGCCGGGTTCTGTGCAAACGCGGTGGCTGCGGCGGCAACGGTCCCGACCGGATCGGCGCGGAAGTCGTTCTCGAGTGTGCGACGGGTGACGTCGCCGGGGTCGCCCGCGGGCCCCGACGTCGCCCCGCTGGTGAGCGGTGGCGGCGGCGGGAACGCGTCCGGGGTGGTGACGATGCTCGACGCCGCCTCGTACGCCTCCATCACCAGTCCGGCGCGGATGTCCATCGCCCGATCCGCGGCCTCCGCGGCGGCGGCCGAACCGTTGAGGACCCCGCCGGTGGTGTACGCCGCGGTCTTGGCGGTCTTCACCGTCGTGATCTCCGGCAGGCTCGGCATGGTCAGGGCCGCGGTGGTGTACGCGCCGGCCTCGGTGGACGCCTTGCCCGCGGTCTCGGCGGCGAGCGCCGCCGTCTGTTGCGCCCACGCAGTGAACGGGGCGAGCCGGGCGAGGGCGGCGTCGGCCGCGGCGCCTTCCCAGCTCGCACGCAGTTCGTCCATGACCCGGACCAGGGTGGCGTGCGCGTCCGTGAACGCCTCGGCGACCGCGGTCCATGCGGGACTCGCCGCGCTGAGCGGCACCGGTCCGGCGCCGGCGGTGAGGGTGGTCGAGTTGACGGTCGCCCCGCGCGGCATCCAGACGACGCCGGTGACACCGATGGTCATGATGTGTTCCCCTCCGGTTCGATCGAGCGGTATCGGTGCGGCCGCGTCACATGCCCGCGACGAGCGAGGCACCCAGGGTGTGGTCCTCGTCGCGGTAGGCGGCCGCCTGGGCGCGCAGCGTCGCCGCCGCGGCGATCAGTTCCTCGATGCAGCGGTCCGCGGCGGTGCCCAGGCCGCCCGCCAACCGGTTGAAATAGCCCGCCGCCAGCACCGAGACCTCCTCGGCGCCCGCGGGCGCGACGTTCAGCGCGGGCGCCGCGACGGCGATGGTGGTCCGCAGCCGGGCCGCGAGGGCGTCGAGTTCGGCGGCGGCGGTCGAGAGGACGTCGGGGTCGACGAACACGTGATCCGACATGGCGGTGGACTCCTCGGGTCGACGGCAACCGGGCGGCGGAGGTTTGTTCCTCGATTGCTTGGACGCCGCGGCGGGCGGGTCGGTTCCACCCGG is part of the Rhodococcus sp. SGAir0479 genome and encodes:
- a CDS encoding PE domain-containing protein, encoding MSDHVFVDPDVLSTAAAELDALAARLRTTIAVAAPALNVAPAGAEEVSVLAAGYFNRLAGGLGTAADRCIEELIAAAATLRAQAAAYRDEDHTLGASLVAGM
- a CDS encoding PPE domain-containing protein codes for the protein MTIGVTGVVWMPRGATVNSTTLTAGAGPVPLSAASPAWTAVAEAFTDAHATLVRVMDELRASWEGAAADAALARLAPFTAWAQQTAALAAETAGKASTEAGAYTTAALTMPSLPEITTVKTAKTAAYTTGGVLNGSAAAAEAADRAMDIRAGLVMEAYEAASSIVTTPDAFPPPPPLTSGATSGPAGDPGDVTRRTLENDFRADPVGTVAAAATAFAQNPAVAAAASQAGTVASTVSGAASAAANLGGAVLGGVGAGAPAAISAHPDSRGSGAGSRAAAGLSGAAGTGTSGTVAARAAGVTGGGAVPDGWAQAGRLDAAARHGSGVGAPPQAPVTADPAGPDAAAVNRGATPAAGAPVGAHRATLDSKEAVRSGPGYLRSFEHFADGRTVIPSVIGADLPEDGR